In Diaphorobacter ruginosibacter, the genomic stretch TTGTTTTATGAGAATTGTTCTCAAAAGAAAAGAGTTCTCATTCTCGTTTGGTTATCCTTGTCCCGGTCTTTTTACGTGATTTCATTGTGAGTATCCAAATGGCAAGAATCGGGTGGCTTGAGGGAGTTGTGGTGGCAACTTCGGGCGTTCTGACATGGGGCGCAGCGCAGGCCGCCGAAACGGACAACGTGCTGCCCGAGCAGGAAGTGAGTGCTTCGGCGGCGCCGCAGATCCGCAGCGAGCTGGCCGCCAGTGTCCAGGTGATCGAGCATGCCGAGCTGCAGACCCAGCTCAGCGCAGGGCGCAGCCTGGCCGAAGCCATTGGCCAGCTGGTGCCCGGCATCGACCTCGGTGGCCAGTCGCGCAGCAACTTCGGACAGAACCTGCGCGGGCGCACCATGCTGGTGATGGTGGATGGCGTGTCGCTCAACAGTTCGCGCGGTACGGCGCGGCAGCTCGATGCGATCGATCCGTTCAACATTTCCCGCATCGAAGTGCTGGCCGGAGCCAGCGCGCTCTACGGAGGCGGCGCCACCGGCGGCGTGCTCAACATCGTCACGCGCAAGGCCTCGGATTCGCCCACGCGCTTCAGCAGCGAGCTGGGCGTCACCTCCGGCCTGCAGGATGGACGTGATCACCAGTACCGCCTTGCGCAGTCGATCGCGGGCGGCAACGACCGCGTGCAGGGGCGCCTGGGCATTGCGGTACAGCAGAACGGCAGCTTCTACGACGGCAACGGCAGGGAGGTGCGCACCGACATCGCACAGACCGATTCGCAGAACACGCGCAGCGTCGACCTGATGGGCAATCTGCAGTTGAACATCGATTCGCACCAGACACTCGCGCTGGGTGCGCAGTACTACCGCAACAAGTTCGATGGCCGCCGCTACCTGTATGGCGGCCCGAACCTCGCCGGCATCATGGGCGGCAAGCCCGAGCTGCTGGAGCAGCGCGGCGGCTTCTCCAGCGACGTGATGCCTGGCACCGAGCGCGGCATGTTCAATGCCGACTACCACGCCCGCGATGTGCTCGGCGGGCAGAACCTCTATCTGCAAGGCTTCTGGCGCAAGGAGCAGATGGACTTCGCCCCGTTCCCGAGCTCGGTCGTCACGGCCACGCACCAGAACACCGATGTGTTCGGCTTCAAGTCGGCGCTCGCCAAGTCATGGGGTGACGTGAGCCTGCGCTACGGCGTGGATTGGGATCGCGAGAAGTTCGACGGCACGGCCACGGTGTTCGATACCCGGCAGTCGCTGGCCTCCGGCGGCATGGTCAACCGCAGCATCGGCAGCACGGGGCGCTATCCGGGCTACAGCATCGACACCACGGCGCTGTTCGCGCAGGCGGACTGGAAGCTCAGCAAGGCGCTCAGCCTGAGCGGTGGCCTGCGCTATCAGCACATGGGACTCGACGTGGATGACTTCGTCGGATTCAACCAGCAGGTCTCCATGCTGATCGGGCGCGGCAGCAGCGCCGATGCGATCAAGGGCGGCAGCAACAGCTACAACGTGAGCCTGTTCAACCTGGGCGCCAAGTACGCGATCAGCGATGCGCAAAGCAGCTGGCTCAGCTACTCCGAAGGCTTCGAGCTGCCCGATCCGGCCAAGTACTACGGGC encodes the following:
- a CDS encoding TonB-dependent receptor, yielding MATSGVLTWGAAQAAETDNVLPEQEVSASAAPQIRSELAASVQVIEHAELQTQLSAGRSLAEAIGQLVPGIDLGGQSRSNFGQNLRGRTMLVMVDGVSLNSSRGTARQLDAIDPFNISRIEVLAGASALYGGGATGGVLNIVTRKASDSPTRFSSELGVTSGLQDGRDHQYRLAQSIAGGNDRVQGRLGIAVQQNGSFYDGNGREVRTDIAQTDSQNTRSVDLMGNLQLNIDSHQTLALGAQYYRNKFDGRRYLYGGPNLAGIMGGKPELLEQRGGFSSDVMPGTERGMFNADYHARDVLGGQNLYLQGFWRKEQMDFAPFPSSVVTATHQNTDVFGFKSALAKSWGDVSLRYGVDWDREKFDGTATVFDTRQSLASGGMVNRSIGSTGRYPGYSIDTTALFAQADWKLSKALSLSGGLRYQHMGLDVDDFVGFNQQVSMLIGRGSSADAIKGGSNSYNVSLFNLGAKYAISDAQSSWLSYSEGFELPDPAKYYGQGNYVLNGPHWSLASGIDPKGSPLKGIKTRQVELGWRSHGGPLVLQSALFYAWSDQTLQINNANNNVVINVLDEKRRNYGIEGSLDYALASQWNVGGNWLWIRSETKARSGGWDRQSIMTASPSKLGAYVQWSPAPLKLRLQATQQFKLKDDAGKSIKGFALLDLMGSAKLPVGTLHFGIQNLLDKQYLTTWSQRAMALYGVGAVSPQAFAFQGRGRTFTLSYAVDY